A section of the Ornithinimicrobium sufpigmenti genome encodes:
- the metH gene encoding methionine synthase, with the protein MAAIPSPAADRVPVPSTAHPLRRLAEDRILVLDGGYGSMLQQEGLREEDFHGEGPPWEVHQGTALRGNFDLLGLTRPEVVAGVHRAYLEAGADILTTNSFSATSIAQADYGTQALVREMNVAAARVARQVADEVAAATGRPRWVAGSLGPTNRTASLSPDVERPELRTVTYEQLREAYAEQVEALLDGGADLLLVETVFDTLNAKAALHAIADVQQRRAGTGATPVPVLLSGTITDASGRTLSGQTPEAFAVSTEHAPLLSVGLNCALGAEAMRPHLRELGAAATAGTLTSVHPNAGLPNAFGGYDDTPEEMAQVLGEMAREGLLNIVGGCCGTTPEHIRAIAEAVEGVAPRRPVTPTPYLRTSGLEAFTLSPDVNFVNVGERTNITGSPRFARAVQEGDWDAAVAIARQQVEAGAQLVDVNVDEGMLDGPATMTHFLNLLAVEPDVARVPVMVDSSRWEVLEAGLRCLQGKGVVNSLSLKDGEEEFLRRAAVVRRYGAAVVVMAFDEQGQADSYERRIAVCERAFRLLTEPSVALPHPFPPHDVIFDPNVLTVATGMSEHDRYALDFIQATRWIKEHLPGALVSGGISNVSFSFRGNNAVREAMHTVFLFHAIRAGLDMGIVNAGMLGVYEEIEPELREAVEDVVLARREDATERLIALAERIKADAAGEGGTAAGSAAAAARLAWRDAPVTERLRHALVHGIDAYVVEDAEEAYQELGSPLQVIEGPLMAGMDVVGDLFGAGKMFLPQVVKSARVMKKAVAHLTPYLEADAAATGGRTKGRVVLATVKGDVHDIGKNIVGVVLGCNGYDVTDLGVMVPAEKLLAAADELGADVVGVSGLITPSLDEMVALATEMQRRGLTTPLLIGGATTSAAHTAVKIDPAYEGTVVHVVDASRAVGVVSDAIHHEEKLRDRVAGTYAELRERHGTKDVRLVPLEQARADTRAVSEPVPVTPALLGTQVLQPTLAELVEVVDWTPFFSAWELRGTYPRILEDPKVGEQARATWADGQRWLTRILDEQLLTARGVVGLWPAHRDGDDIVLDVDGEATVLHTLRQQRERRQGGYAALADFVAAPDEQGRPRDHVGAFAVSIHGAEDLAAQLREEHDDYGAIMVQVLADRLAEAFAEWLHREVRTRLWGYAPEEDLAVEDLIKERYDGIRPAPGYPAQPDHTEKFTLWRLLDAQAAAGMLLTEHGAMSPGSAVSGLLVGHPQARYFAVGRVGQDQVVDYAQRKGWSRTEAERWLGPLLR; encoded by the coding sequence GTGGCTGCCATCCCCTCTCCTGCCGCCGACCGCGTGCCTGTCCCCAGCACCGCCCATCCCCTGCGGCGCCTGGCTGAGGACCGCATCCTCGTGCTGGACGGCGGGTACGGGTCGATGCTGCAGCAGGAGGGGCTCCGCGAGGAGGACTTCCACGGGGAGGGGCCGCCGTGGGAGGTGCACCAGGGGACCGCGCTGCGCGGCAACTTCGACCTGCTCGGGCTGACCCGGCCCGAGGTGGTCGCCGGGGTGCACCGTGCCTACCTGGAGGCAGGCGCCGACATCCTCACCACCAACTCCTTCTCGGCCACGTCGATCGCCCAGGCCGACTACGGCACCCAGGCGCTGGTGCGGGAGATGAACGTGGCCGCGGCCCGGGTCGCGCGGCAGGTGGCGGACGAGGTGGCCGCCGCCACCGGCCGTCCGCGCTGGGTGGCTGGATCGCTGGGCCCGACCAACCGCACCGCCTCCCTCTCCCCCGACGTCGAGCGCCCCGAGCTGCGGACCGTCACCTACGAGCAGCTGCGCGAGGCGTATGCCGAGCAAGTCGAGGCCCTGCTGGACGGCGGCGCCGACCTGCTCCTGGTCGAGACGGTCTTCGACACCCTCAACGCCAAGGCGGCCCTGCACGCGATCGCCGACGTGCAGCAGCGGCGGGCCGGGACCGGCGCGACGCCCGTCCCGGTGCTGCTCTCCGGCACCATCACCGACGCCTCCGGGCGCACCCTGTCCGGGCAGACGCCCGAGGCCTTCGCGGTCTCGACCGAGCATGCCCCGCTGCTCTCGGTCGGGCTGAACTGCGCGCTGGGCGCCGAGGCGATGCGCCCGCACCTGCGCGAGCTCGGGGCGGCGGCCACCGCCGGCACCCTCACGTCAGTGCACCCCAACGCGGGGCTGCCCAACGCCTTCGGGGGGTACGACGACACACCGGAGGAGATGGCGCAGGTCCTGGGCGAGATGGCCCGGGAGGGGCTGCTCAACATCGTCGGCGGCTGCTGCGGCACCACGCCCGAGCACATCCGGGCCATCGCCGAGGCCGTGGAGGGGGTGGCGCCGCGCAGACCGGTGACGCCCACGCCATACCTGCGCACGTCCGGGCTGGAGGCCTTCACGCTGTCGCCGGACGTCAACTTCGTCAACGTCGGCGAGCGCACCAACATCACCGGCAGCCCCCGCTTCGCCCGGGCCGTCCAGGAGGGCGACTGGGACGCGGCGGTGGCCATCGCGCGGCAGCAGGTGGAGGCGGGGGCCCAGCTGGTCGACGTCAACGTCGACGAGGGGATGCTCGACGGGCCGGCCACGATGACCCACTTCCTCAACCTGCTGGCGGTCGAGCCGGACGTGGCGCGGGTCCCGGTCATGGTCGACTCCTCCCGCTGGGAGGTGCTGGAGGCCGGGTTGCGCTGCCTGCAGGGCAAGGGCGTGGTCAACTCCCTGTCCCTCAAGGACGGGGAGGAGGAGTTCCTGCGCCGGGCCGCGGTCGTGCGCCGCTACGGCGCCGCGGTGGTGGTGATGGCCTTCGACGAGCAGGGCCAGGCCGACTCCTACGAGCGCCGGATCGCGGTCTGCGAGCGCGCGTTCCGGCTGCTGACCGAGCCCTCGGTGGCGCTGCCGCACCCGTTCCCGCCGCACGACGTGATCTTCGACCCCAACGTGCTGACCGTGGCGACCGGGATGAGCGAGCACGACCGCTACGCGCTGGACTTCATCCAGGCCACCCGGTGGATCAAGGAGCACCTGCCCGGGGCGCTCGTCTCCGGCGGCATCTCCAACGTCTCCTTCTCCTTCCGCGGCAACAACGCCGTGCGGGAGGCGATGCACACCGTCTTCCTCTTCCACGCCATCCGCGCCGGGCTGGACATGGGCATCGTCAACGCCGGCATGCTCGGCGTCTACGAGGAGATCGAGCCCGAGCTCCGGGAGGCGGTCGAGGACGTCGTGCTGGCCCGTCGCGAGGACGCCACCGAGCGGCTGATCGCCCTGGCCGAGCGGATCAAGGCCGACGCCGCGGGCGAGGGTGGCACGGCCGCCGGCTCAGCGGCTGCCGCCGCCCGGCTGGCCTGGCGGGACGCCCCGGTCACCGAGCGGCTGCGGCACGCGCTCGTGCACGGCATCGACGCCTACGTCGTCGAGGACGCCGAGGAGGCCTACCAGGAGCTCGGCTCCCCGCTGCAGGTCATCGAGGGCCCGCTGATGGCGGGCATGGACGTGGTCGGGGACCTCTTCGGCGCCGGCAAGATGTTCCTGCCCCAGGTGGTCAAGTCCGCGCGGGTGATGAAGAAGGCCGTCGCCCACCTGACGCCCTACCTGGAGGCCGACGCCGCCGCCACCGGTGGGCGGACCAAGGGCCGGGTCGTGCTGGCCACCGTCAAGGGGGACGTGCACGACATCGGCAAGAACATCGTCGGCGTGGTGCTGGGCTGCAACGGCTACGACGTCACCGACCTGGGCGTGATGGTCCCGGCGGAGAAGCTGCTGGCCGCGGCCGACGAGCTGGGGGCCGACGTCGTCGGGGTCTCCGGGCTGATCACGCCGAGCCTCGATGAGATGGTGGCGCTGGCGACCGAGATGCAGCGCCGAGGGCTGACCACGCCGCTGCTCATCGGCGGCGCGACGACCTCGGCGGCGCACACGGCGGTCAAGATCGACCCGGCCTACGAGGGCACCGTGGTGCACGTGGTCGACGCCTCCCGTGCGGTGGGTGTCGTCTCCGACGCGATCCACCACGAGGAGAAGCTGCGCGACCGCGTCGCCGGCACCTACGCCGAGCTGCGCGAGCGGCACGGCACCAAGGACGTCCGTCTCGTCCCGCTGGAGCAGGCGCGGGCGGACACCCGCGCGGTGTCCGAGCCGGTGCCGGTGACCCCCGCGCTGCTCGGCACGCAGGTGCTGCAGCCCACGCTCGCAGAGCTGGTCGAGGTCGTGGACTGGACCCCGTTCTTCTCCGCCTGGGAGCTGCGCGGGACCTATCCCCGGATCCTGGAGGACCCCAAGGTCGGCGAGCAGGCCCGCGCCACGTGGGCCGACGGGCAGCGGTGGCTGACGCGGATCCTGGACGAGCAGCTGCTCACCGCGCGGGGCGTGGTGGGGCTGTGGCCCGCGCACCGGGACGGCGACGACATCGTCCTGGACGTGGACGGGGAGGCGACCGTGCTGCATACCCTCCGGCAGCAGCGGGAGCGCAGGCAGGGCGGGTATGCCGCGCTGGCCGACTTCGTCGCCGCGCCCGACGAGCAGGGCCGGCCCCGCGACCACGTCGGGGCGTTCGCGGTGTCGATCCACGGCGCCGAGGACCTGGCGGCGCAGCTGCGGGAGGAGCACGACGACTACGGCGCGATCATGGTGCAGGTGCTGGCCGACCGGCTCGCCGAGGCGTTCGCCGAGTGGCTGCACCGCGAGGTCCGGACCCGGCTGTGGGGCTACGCGCCGGAGGAGGACCTGGCGGTCGAGGACCTGATCAAGGAGCGCTACGACGGCATCCGGCCTGCCCCCGGCTACCCGGCGCAGCCGGACCACACCGAGAAGTTCACCCTGTGGCGGCTGCTGGACGCCCAGGCGGCCGCGGGGATGCTGCTCACCGAGCACGGCGCCATGTCGCCGGGCAGCGCGGTCTCCGGCCTCCTGGTCGGCCACCCGCAGGCGCGGTACTTCGCGGTGGGCCGGGTCGGCCAGGACCAGGTGGTCGACTACGCGCAGCGCAAGGGCTGGAGCAGGACCGAGGCGGAGCGCTGGCTGGGACCGCTGCTGCGGTGA
- a CDS encoding methylenetetrahydrofolate reductase: MTSTQPRISVELVPRSVESVRTEMAQVHAHLPWVDTINIPDLLKFELRSWEATKVAGEAVRRPDGTAYRRIPHIRAADVNPDAPLPMGQDLLDQGVDEVLVVSGDDADYFTHHTYPVDAVDVIRRFRAELPQVRVYAGLDPYRTGIAQEMRYLERKLAAGASGIFTQPFFDTHLMAAWAGILPQGVDVWWGATTVTTKGAAGYWRRRNLVAFPTTFAPTIDWQREFARRAIDFARERGQHIYLMPVRTSVMDYLAGVL, translated from the coding sequence ATGACCAGCACCCAGCCCCGCATCTCCGTCGAGCTCGTCCCCCGCAGCGTGGAGTCCGTGCGCACGGAGATGGCGCAGGTCCACGCGCACCTGCCCTGGGTGGACACGATCAACATCCCGGACCTGCTGAAGTTCGAGCTGCGCAGCTGGGAGGCGACCAAGGTCGCCGGGGAGGCGGTCCGACGCCCGGACGGCACGGCATACCGGCGCATCCCCCACATCCGGGCCGCGGACGTCAACCCCGACGCGCCGCTGCCGATGGGGCAGGACCTGCTCGACCAGGGCGTGGACGAGGTGCTGGTCGTCTCCGGTGACGACGCCGACTACTTCACCCACCACACCTACCCGGTGGATGCGGTCGACGTCATCCGCCGGTTCCGCGCCGAGCTGCCGCAGGTGCGGGTGTATGCGGGCCTGGACCCGTACCGGACGGGCATCGCGCAGGAGATGCGCTACCTGGAGCGCAAGCTGGCGGCCGGGGCAAGCGGGATCTTCACCCAGCCGTTCTTCGACACCCACCTGATGGCCGCGTGGGCCGGGATCCTGCCGCAGGGTGTGGACGTGTGGTGGGGCGCCACGACGGTGACCACCAAGGGCGCGGCCGGCTACTGGCGCCGGCGCAACCTCGTCGCCTTCCCCACCACCTTCGCGCCGACCATCGACTGGCAGCGTGAGTTCGCCCGCCGCGCCATCGACTTCGCCCGCGAGCGCGGCCAGCACATCTACCTCATGCCGGTCCGCACCTCGGTCATGGACTACCTGGCCGGCGTCCTCTAA